A single window of Pseudarthrobacter defluvii DNA harbors:
- a CDS encoding glycosyltransferase, which yields MAKTVAVVGTRGYPSYYGGFETAVRKIAPFLADQGWDVNVYCRPGSTKDDDAARDPRVRTTTTQGLESKSLSTLSFGLTAVLHCLREKPDVALVMNVANGFWLPLLKLRGIPTVVNVDGIEWERAKWNGFAKLVFKLGARLTARFGTLLVSDAVEIQRRWKEDFGRESVFIPYGGDVPAPLEVVPGLAHDSYVLMVARFVPENTVSEFFQAVEDIAGEHPVVIVGSSGYGGSFDEDAKALGARHPNVTWLGHLSDDNKLLSLWQHAGVYFHGHSVGGTNPALVQAMACGAPVVARRTAYNSEVLDSPEHLVSADPAVIAGALRHMLSDDDLRLKARHANRERAILHYNWADVCGRYERALVSAMEPSGKPANQLAVGKAT from the coding sequence ATGGCCAAAACTGTCGCAGTCGTCGGCACACGTGGTTATCCGAGCTATTACGGGGGGTTCGAAACCGCCGTCAGGAAGATCGCACCCTTTCTCGCCGACCAGGGCTGGGATGTCAATGTGTATTGCCGGCCCGGTTCGACCAAGGATGATGACGCCGCCCGCGACCCCCGTGTCCGGACCACCACAACTCAGGGGTTGGAAAGCAAGTCACTGAGTACCCTGTCATTTGGGCTCACCGCCGTTCTGCACTGCCTCCGGGAGAAGCCCGACGTCGCGCTGGTGATGAATGTGGCGAACGGGTTTTGGCTGCCACTGCTGAAACTGCGTGGCATACCTACGGTTGTGAACGTTGACGGAATTGAGTGGGAACGCGCCAAATGGAACGGCTTTGCAAAGCTCGTTTTCAAGCTGGGTGCCCGTCTTACTGCCCGTTTCGGGACTCTTCTGGTGAGTGACGCCGTCGAAATTCAACGGCGCTGGAAAGAGGACTTTGGCCGGGAATCGGTATTCATTCCATATGGGGGTGACGTTCCGGCTCCGTTGGAGGTAGTCCCGGGCCTCGCACACGACTCGTATGTACTCATGGTGGCCCGGTTCGTCCCTGAAAACACGGTGTCGGAGTTCTTTCAGGCTGTAGAGGACATAGCCGGTGAACATCCAGTGGTCATTGTGGGCTCCAGCGGATACGGAGGTTCCTTCGACGAGGACGCGAAGGCACTGGGCGCGCGGCACCCGAATGTCACCTGGCTTGGTCACCTCAGTGATGACAACAAGCTGCTCTCGCTGTGGCAACATGCAGGAGTTTACTTCCATGGCCACAGCGTGGGCGGGACAAATCCTGCCCTGGTGCAGGCAATGGCATGTGGAGCACCGGTGGTGGCGCGCCGCACCGCGTACAACAGCGAAGTCCTCGACAGCCCCGAGCATCTAGTGTCTGCGGATCCGGCCGTCATCGCGGGCGCACTGCGCCACATGTTGTCGGATGACGACCTCCGGCTAAAGGCAAGGCACGCAAACAGGGAGCGCGCCATCCTCCACTACAACTGGGCGGATGTTTGCGGCCGTTATGAACGCGCGCTTGTGTCGGCGATGGAGCCGTCGGGAAAACCAGCAAACCAGTTGGCGGTTGGGAAGGCCACATGA
- a CDS encoding glycosyltransferase family 2 protein, with product MTIPDLAAVVVHHRSYGTLGPTLAALAAGGVAPDRILVVDNSEEPDQRAEVENLMPPGAHVIYCANAGYGAAVNRGASWHEENTPGWRYLLVATHESRPEAECLPILRSALVEDQGTAVVGPVLVTGEEGKTIWSEGGQFTKVLGLPRHRGHLTRRPETSPGPPHPVSWLDGAFLMFRRGILAHYPIDETYFLYMEETDHHQTLQRHGWKVKVCPQAVAWQHSNGIPPFYLTRNIQLFHAKNGSRFQARASAPYLLVRSTARDLIKHQHLDTFRPLLSGLREGSTLAAGARAMQPQGVIIVNPLGGALKHYTNALHQHLVDAGVPAQVRSLDEPSVSGKHRLAWLLEYVELLARAGWQTRRRSAPPRILVTWPVLGFWDILLVKVMCGSTSWVVYHDPTPLVRSAGSGRAASALMRRLKSRPGTLVHSEEGAKAMRARGLDTLALVRHPVLPLSTEQSATRMGGRGPAPRPRIRVLGQYKRDRDLDLLELLAEHLGADYDCEIVGRGWPAVKGWSVDARFVPEDELDQLIAGSTVILIPYKRFFQSGIAIRALEHAVPVVGRSETSLAELFGAESRLLVSEQNGSAGDVHAWLRAIEFAVTDGRAEASKAAESFHHQAACDWARLAAPRTP from the coding sequence ATGACCATCCCGGACCTGGCGGCCGTGGTGGTGCACCACCGCAGCTACGGAACGCTGGGGCCCACCCTCGCAGCCCTGGCCGCCGGTGGCGTAGCCCCGGACCGTATCCTCGTGGTGGACAACAGTGAAGAGCCCGACCAACGGGCCGAGGTGGAGAATCTCATGCCCCCGGGCGCGCACGTGATCTACTGCGCGAACGCGGGTTACGGTGCGGCCGTCAACCGTGGGGCATCCTGGCATGAGGAAAACACCCCCGGATGGCGGTACCTTCTGGTCGCCACCCATGAGTCCCGGCCCGAGGCGGAATGCCTGCCCATCCTCCGCAGCGCCCTCGTGGAAGATCAGGGGACAGCCGTGGTTGGACCGGTCCTGGTCACGGGAGAGGAAGGGAAGACCATCTGGTCGGAGGGGGGACAATTCACCAAAGTCCTGGGCCTGCCCCGCCACCGCGGCCATCTGACGCGACGGCCTGAAACGTCTCCCGGTCCCCCGCACCCCGTGTCGTGGCTTGACGGCGCCTTCCTGATGTTCCGGCGCGGCATACTGGCCCACTACCCCATCGATGAAACCTATTTCCTCTATATGGAGGAAACGGACCATCATCAAACCCTCCAGCGCCACGGGTGGAAGGTAAAGGTCTGCCCGCAGGCTGTAGCTTGGCAGCATTCAAACGGAATTCCGCCGTTCTACCTGACCCGGAACATCCAACTCTTCCATGCGAAGAACGGGTCACGATTCCAGGCCCGGGCATCCGCACCGTATCTTTTGGTGCGGTCTACGGCCCGGGACCTCATCAAACACCAGCACCTGGACACGTTCCGTCCCCTGCTGTCCGGGCTTCGCGAGGGAAGCACGCTGGCTGCCGGAGCCCGGGCCATGCAACCGCAGGGGGTGATCATCGTAAACCCCCTGGGGGGCGCCCTTAAGCATTACACCAACGCGCTGCATCAGCATCTGGTGGACGCCGGAGTTCCGGCGCAGGTCCGCTCCCTTGACGAGCCCTCTGTCTCCGGCAAACACCGCCTCGCGTGGCTGCTGGAATACGTGGAACTGCTGGCGCGGGCCGGTTGGCAGACACGGCGTCGCAGCGCTCCACCCAGGATTTTGGTCACGTGGCCCGTTTTAGGGTTTTGGGACATCCTCCTGGTCAAGGTGATGTGCGGGAGTACCTCGTGGGTGGTCTACCACGACCCCACCCCGCTGGTCAGGTCGGCCGGAAGTGGCCGGGCCGCGTCCGCCCTCATGCGGAGGCTGAAAAGCCGGCCTGGAACGCTGGTGCACAGTGAAGAGGGTGCCAAAGCCATGCGGGCAAGGGGACTCGACACGTTGGCATTGGTACGCCACCCCGTTCTTCCACTCTCAACGGAGCAGTCCGCAACCCGTATGGGCGGCCGCGGGCCAGCCCCTCGGCCGCGGATCCGCGTGCTGGGGCAATACAAGCGGGACCGGGATCTGGACCTTTTGGAATTGCTCGCCGAACACCTTGGAGCCGACTACGACTGCGAGATCGTTGGCCGTGGGTGGCCGGCAGTCAAAGGATGGTCGGTGGATGCGCGATTCGTTCCGGAAGACGAGCTGGACCAGCTGATTGCAGGCAGCACCGTCATACTCATCCCCTATAAGCGGTTCTTCCAGAGCGGGATTGCCATCCGGGCCCTTGAGCACGCCGTTCCGGTGGTAGGGCGCTCCGAAACGAGCCTGGCGGAACTCTTTGGAGCGGAGTCACGGCTGCTGGTCAGTGAACAAAACGGCTCCGCGGGCGACGTGCACGCCTGGCTTCGGGCCATTGAATTCGCCGTTACCGACGGACGGGCAGAAGCCTCTAAGGCTGCCGAATCATTCCACCATCAGGCAGCGTGTGATTGGGCGCGCCTGGCAGCTCCCCGCACTCCCTGA
- a CDS encoding M18 family aminopeptidase gives MPLPSSAADHIQDLGAYVSASPSSFHAAHEGGRRLEEAGFTRLDERQPWEGGAGSFFIIRDGALTAWSVPEGAGPTTGFNILGAHTDSPSFKLKPKPTTGAHGWLQAGVEIYGGPLLNSWLDRELRLAGRLVMLNGTEHLTATGPLLRFPQLAIHLDRAVNEGLTLDKQRHMNPVWGLGNPSEADLLGVLADSVAGASVDPGQIGGYDVVIADTQAPAVFGGKGEFFASGRLDNLSATHAGLAALVAHAGSAGTGGPIAVLAAFDHEEIGSNSRSGACGPILEDVLVRISDSLGATSGQRRQALSASFCLSADAGHAVHPNYPERHDPANHPVLNGGPLLKINANQRYATDAFGAAFWARLCGDAGVPYQEFVSNNVVPCGSTIGPLTATRLGIRTVDVGVPLLSMHSARELCGVEDPYRLAAVTELFYGTAA, from the coding sequence ATGCCTTTGCCTTCGTCTGCCGCAGACCACATCCAGGACCTTGGCGCCTATGTCAGCGCATCGCCGTCGAGCTTCCATGCCGCGCATGAGGGGGGCCGCCGGCTCGAGGAGGCTGGGTTCACCCGCCTGGATGAGCGGCAGCCGTGGGAGGGCGGGGCAGGTTCCTTCTTCATCATCAGGGACGGCGCCCTGACAGCGTGGTCGGTCCCCGAAGGTGCGGGACCGACCACCGGGTTCAACATCCTTGGGGCGCACACAGATTCGCCGTCCTTCAAACTCAAGCCCAAGCCCACCACCGGCGCCCACGGCTGGCTCCAGGCCGGGGTGGAAATCTACGGCGGACCGCTGCTGAATTCCTGGCTCGACCGCGAGCTCCGGCTTGCGGGCCGGCTGGTGATGCTCAATGGCACTGAGCACCTCACGGCCACGGGCCCGCTGCTCCGGTTCCCGCAGCTGGCCATCCACCTGGACCGGGCGGTGAACGAGGGGCTCACCCTGGACAAACAGCGGCACATGAATCCGGTGTGGGGGTTGGGGAATCCCTCGGAGGCTGACCTGCTGGGCGTCCTGGCGGACTCGGTTGCCGGCGCCTCCGTGGATCCGGGACAGATTGGCGGGTACGACGTCGTCATTGCGGACACGCAGGCGCCTGCGGTTTTCGGGGGCAAGGGGGAGTTCTTCGCGTCAGGGCGGCTGGACAACCTTTCAGCCACGCATGCAGGGCTGGCGGCGCTGGTTGCCCACGCCGGTTCCGCCGGCACCGGCGGCCCCATTGCGGTGCTCGCCGCCTTCGACCACGAGGAAATCGGCTCGAACTCCCGCTCCGGTGCGTGCGGACCCATCCTTGAGGACGTGCTGGTCCGCATCTCGGACAGCCTGGGCGCAACGTCGGGCCAGCGGCGGCAGGCCCTGTCGGCGTCGTTCTGCCTCTCCGCTGACGCCGGGCACGCAGTGCACCCTAACTACCCCGAGCGGCACGACCCCGCCAACCACCCCGTGCTGAACGGCGGCCCGCTGCTGAAGATCAATGCCAACCAGCGCTACGCCACGGACGCGTTCGGTGCTGCCTTCTGGGCACGGCTCTGCGGCGATGCCGGCGTGCCGTACCAGGAGTTCGTGTCCAACAACGTGGTTCCGTGCGGTTCCACGATCGGTCCGCTCACCGCCACCCGCCTGGGCATCAGGACCGTGGACGTGGGCGTGCCGCTCCTGTCCATGCACTCGGCCCGTGAGCTGTGCGGCGTCGAGGATCCGTACCGCCTGGCTGCCGTCACGGAGCTGTTCTACGGGACCGCCGCGTAG
- a CDS encoding polysaccharide biosynthesis tyrosine autokinase produces the protein MTGKHEVNSDDSTTGMGVRGYVRVARLYWRSIAVIAIVVTALVTLWGALQPRIYAAESSALVLTVGSENVNTLLTGDALAKSKIKNYESIAESRLIADQVIASVGLNTTADALLPTISVNVPVETAEIRITATSPDPVMAQRVADAWISELAKQVQLLESSVTAGQTSSPALPVGLVPLDKAVRPVAPISPNIQLALLLGAAAGLLLAYATALLRHHLDRRLRSSSEIERLFEVPVIGTLPYDPDISGTFKVLGTERHELQQTEVQNRAFIEALRALRTNLRFLDVDHRPRVILVTSPMTSEGKSTVAGNLAVTMAATGDPVVLVDGDLRRPRIAGAFNLVPGVGVTNVLSGQAQLVDVIQAPTVLSNLSIVGSGPTPPNPSELLGTNAMKQLLTTLAAGATVLIDAPPLLPVTDAAVLSRAADGVIVVAKAGGTTRDELERSLKTLHTVKASVLGVIFNCVPTKGVDSYAYYGSYLAAPDVSVSGNPDSTDSHKGAPKEIREAS, from the coding sequence GTGACAGGCAAGCATGAGGTCAACAGCGATGACTCCACAACGGGAATGGGGGTGCGCGGCTATGTCCGGGTGGCAAGGCTCTACTGGCGGTCCATCGCGGTCATAGCAATTGTGGTCACGGCCTTGGTCACGCTCTGGGGCGCCCTCCAGCCGCGAATTTATGCGGCCGAGTCCAGCGCCCTTGTCCTCACCGTCGGTTCAGAGAATGTGAACACGCTCCTGACAGGCGATGCACTGGCGAAGTCCAAGATCAAGAATTACGAGTCGATTGCGGAATCCCGCCTGATCGCAGACCAGGTCATCGCGTCGGTGGGACTAAACACCACCGCTGACGCCCTGCTCCCCACGATTTCGGTGAATGTCCCTGTTGAAACGGCCGAAATCCGCATTACCGCCACTTCCCCGGATCCGGTGATGGCCCAGCGGGTAGCCGATGCGTGGATCAGCGAGCTGGCCAAACAGGTCCAACTACTTGAAAGCTCCGTTACCGCCGGACAGACATCCTCGCCAGCACTCCCGGTAGGCCTGGTTCCGCTCGATAAAGCGGTCCGTCCCGTTGCACCGATTTCCCCGAACATCCAACTGGCACTCCTGTTGGGTGCGGCTGCGGGTCTGCTCCTGGCCTACGCCACAGCCCTCCTCCGCCATCACCTTGACCGCCGGCTGCGAAGCTCCAGCGAAATCGAGCGCCTCTTCGAAGTTCCGGTGATCGGGACGCTCCCCTATGACCCGGACATCAGCGGGACCTTCAAGGTACTTGGCACTGAGCGCCATGAACTCCAGCAAACAGAAGTTCAGAACCGTGCCTTCATAGAGGCACTTCGGGCACTCAGGACGAACCTCAGGTTCCTCGACGTTGACCACCGTCCCCGCGTCATCCTGGTAACAAGCCCAATGACCTCCGAGGGCAAGTCGACGGTCGCCGGAAACCTGGCCGTGACAATGGCTGCCACCGGCGACCCCGTCGTTCTCGTCGATGGGGACCTCCGCCGTCCCCGCATTGCCGGAGCCTTCAATCTTGTTCCGGGGGTCGGGGTGACCAATGTACTGAGCGGACAGGCCCAATTGGTCGATGTGATCCAGGCCCCCACCGTCCTGTCGAACCTCTCCATTGTGGGCTCCGGACCAACCCCGCCGAACCCAAGCGAACTGCTGGGCACGAATGCCATGAAGCAGCTGCTCACCACCCTTGCCGCCGGGGCCACGGTGCTCATTGATGCTCCCCCTTTGCTTCCCGTCACGGACGCTGCTGTCCTCTCACGCGCGGCCGACGGTGTGATCGTTGTGGCCAAGGCCGGAGGAACCACCCGGGACGAACTTGAAAGGTCGCTGAAGACACTTCACACAGTCAAAGCCTCGGTCCTCGGGGTGATTTTCAACTGTGTTCCCACGAAGGGCGTTGATTCCTACGCCTATTACGGCTCCTACCTGGCAGCCCCGGATGTGTCAGTCTCCGGAAACCCGGACAGCACCGATTCTCACAAAGGCGCTCCCAAGGAAATCCGGGAAGCGTCCTAG
- a CDS encoding O-antigen ligase family protein produces MGLFTEALYLGLGFAAAALGAVVALTHPGRRNILAFLLGVSAGLVGVQIFKVHIFTLLAVAWVFLPGRARNRAAFKPVAALLAAALLLASTTLLGDLVNSPTLGLQLLGLAVSAALVALTSNRKDVTAMLWGLLAVSTVGSAVGVLQVFQVIPLDLWHLHVSSIGRPTGIYPEPDWLGMFSGVGVLLSWRLSMSQPAKVALFLPNITVFVLAMARASWIALLVCIAAATVASAVHRYRGSTTAGTGPRRGRRAAIIVASVAAIVAVAAVPQLQEDVAARASTMLGTVQEDDISGQARIRQNDSLFELARSIPVYGHGLSSAGRVGVWGQIDTVGESQNNVASNWVLGMWVDGALFALPLMAFLIGLALVRVRTIPGQLLLFTLVCSLFSNAVFFPVTWLFVGLAMIAAPPNRGPLAGPRHRLEDTLVGRE; encoded by the coding sequence ATGGGGCTGTTCACCGAAGCTCTTTACCTTGGGTTGGGATTCGCTGCGGCCGCGCTGGGGGCGGTGGTTGCCCTCACGCATCCGGGCCGCCGGAATATTCTTGCGTTCCTTCTCGGCGTTTCCGCAGGGCTCGTTGGAGTCCAGATTTTCAAGGTCCATATCTTCACGCTCCTCGCCGTTGCCTGGGTCTTCCTACCCGGCCGGGCAAGGAACAGAGCCGCCTTCAAGCCGGTTGCGGCGTTACTGGCAGCCGCATTGCTGCTGGCCTCGACCACACTTCTCGGCGACCTGGTCAACAGCCCAACCCTTGGCCTTCAGCTTCTGGGACTCGCGGTGTCGGCGGCGCTCGTAGCCCTGACGTCCAACCGTAAGGATGTGACGGCCATGCTGTGGGGCCTGCTGGCCGTCTCCACCGTCGGCAGCGCCGTGGGAGTACTGCAGGTCTTCCAAGTCATCCCCTTGGATCTCTGGCACCTTCACGTCAGCTCCATCGGCCGGCCCACAGGGATCTACCCTGAACCTGACTGGCTTGGAATGTTCTCCGGCGTGGGCGTGCTTCTCAGCTGGCGGCTCTCGATGTCCCAGCCGGCAAAGGTGGCACTCTTCCTGCCGAATATCACCGTGTTTGTCCTGGCCATGGCCCGGGCTTCGTGGATTGCACTCCTGGTGTGCATAGCTGCCGCAACTGTGGCATCCGCGGTCCACAGGTACCGCGGATCGACCACTGCCGGAACGGGCCCAAGGCGGGGCCGACGCGCCGCCATAATTGTTGCCTCTGTCGCTGCCATCGTGGCCGTAGCGGCAGTTCCGCAATTGCAGGAGGATGTGGCTGCCCGGGCGTCCACGATGCTGGGGACGGTCCAGGAGGACGATATTTCCGGGCAGGCACGGATCAGGCAAAACGATTCGCTCTTCGAACTGGCCCGGTCCATCCCGGTGTATGGTCATGGCCTTAGCTCTGCGGGACGGGTAGGTGTTTGGGGCCAAATAGATACAGTGGGCGAGTCGCAGAACAACGTGGCCAGCAACTGGGTCTTGGGGATGTGGGTGGACGGCGCATTATTCGCCCTTCCCCTGATGGCCTTCCTGATAGGTCTTGCGTTGGTGCGGGTGCGCACTATACCGGGCCAACTCCTGCTGTTCACGCTCGTGTGCAGCTTGTTTTCCAACGCCGTATTCTTCCCCGTGACGTGGCTGTTTGTCGGACTCGCGATGATCGCTGCTCCCCCCAACCGGGGGCCCTTAGCGGGTCCCCGCCACCGCTTGGAAGACACCCTCGTCGGCAGGGAGTAA